One genomic segment of Erythrobacter sp. THAF29 includes these proteins:
- a CDS encoding CaiB/BaiF CoA-transferase family protein, whose translation MSESSGPLTGLKVIEFAGIGPGPHVAMLLADLGAEVVRIDRPGGGVINPVVERARHRVTVDLKSEEGLAFCRDACAKADVLIEGLRPGVMERLGLGPDELLEANPRLVYARMTGWGQDGPLAQAAGHDINYIALTGALDAIGKAGEPAVPPQNLVGDFGGGSMYCAFGIMAALYERERSGKGQVVDAAIVDGATSLMSFFFGLPKSAVRTTERGKGLLGGAAHFYRCFICSDGKEISVGAIEPQFYAELLARSGAPAELAEGQMNPANWDEYAEKLAALFKTKTQAEWCELLEGSDACFAPVMTLDEAREHPHMKARGTYVEHDGAWHTAPAPRFSRTPGVVRSSAENGSDIVAGWTKE comes from the coding sequence ATGAGCGAAAGCAGTGGTCCGCTGACGGGCCTAAAGGTGATCGAGTTTGCAGGGATCGGGCCGGGGCCGCATGTCGCTATGCTGCTGGCCGACCTGGGGGCCGAAGTGGTTCGGATCGACCGACCGGGCGGGGGCGTGATCAACCCCGTGGTCGAACGAGCGCGCCACCGCGTGACAGTCGATTTGAAAAGCGAGGAAGGCCTCGCATTCTGTCGCGATGCGTGCGCGAAGGCCGATGTGCTGATCGAGGGATTGCGCCCGGGGGTGATGGAGCGGCTGGGGCTTGGACCGGACGAATTGCTCGAGGCCAATCCGCGCCTGGTCTATGCGCGGATGACCGGTTGGGGGCAGGACGGACCCCTCGCGCAGGCCGCCGGGCACGATATCAACTACATCGCGCTCACCGGCGCGCTCGACGCGATCGGCAAGGCGGGCGAACCGGCGGTTCCTCCGCAAAACCTGGTCGGGGATTTCGGCGGCGGCTCGATGTACTGCGCCTTCGGGATCATGGCGGCGCTCTATGAACGCGAGCGTTCGGGCAAGGGGCAGGTGGTGGACGCCGCAATTGTCGACGGCGCAACCAGTCTGATGAGCTTTTTCTTCGGTTTGCCAAAATCGGCTGTACGCACGACCGAGCGCGGCAAAGGGCTTCTAGGCGGAGCGGCGCATTTCTATCGCTGCTTCATCTGTTCCGATGGAAAGGAAATTTCGGTCGGCGCGATCGAGCCCCAATTCTACGCCGAACTGTTGGCGAGATCGGGCGCTCCGGCGGAGCTTGCGGAAGGTCAGATGAACCCAGCCAACTGGGATGAATATGCGGAAAAACTCGCGGCGCTGTTCAAGACAAAGACGCAGGCCGAATGGTGCGAATTGCTCGAAGGGTCGGATGCGTGCTTCGCGCCCGTCATGACGCTCGACGAGGCGCGCGAGCACCCGCACATGAAGGCGCGCGGCACCTATGTCGAACACGATGGCGCATGGCACACCGCGCCCGCGCCACGCTTCAGCCGAACGCCGGGCGTGGTCCGCTCGAGCGCCGAGAACGGTTCCGACATTGTTGCCGGCTGGACGAAGGAATAG
- a CDS encoding nucleotide sugar dehydrogenase produces MKIAIFGLGYVGSTAAGCIASQGHEVIGVDVSQAKVDAINEGRTPVYEPGLGELIAEAHADGRISAVISLADELDDCDLALVCVGTPSGVDGAHDMSFVAQVTRDIAEALKPGRSKPLTLAFRSTMRPGSCENIIWPIVENALGDAAGDAVELVYNPEFLREASAIEDYFNPPKIVIGTRDARPSPTMHALHQGIEAPVFEVGLREAEITKFVDNSWHAVKVAFANEIGRVCQNLDISARAVHEIFVSDTKLNISPYYMRPGGAFGGSCLPKDVRALQYLAADTGAATHLVDSLIRSNEAHKHHQFQKATEGLRPGARVLLVGLAFKVETDDLRESPAVDMARKLLEAGFDLDIFDPQIEPENLVGKNLGYAYAWLPRIDGLLVDKATAEGGGYDCIIATNRLVNDLSVDTARLVDVSTIP; encoded by the coding sequence TTGAAAATCGCGATTTTCGGCCTCGGCTATGTCGGATCGACCGCGGCTGGATGCATTGCCAGCCAAGGCCACGAAGTCATCGGAGTCGATGTCAGCCAGGCGAAGGTCGATGCGATCAATGAAGGGCGCACTCCAGTCTATGAGCCAGGACTTGGAGAGCTTATTGCAGAAGCGCATGCCGATGGCAGGATAAGCGCAGTCATATCGCTTGCCGACGAACTCGACGATTGTGACCTCGCACTGGTCTGTGTCGGGACACCCAGCGGCGTAGACGGCGCGCATGACATGAGCTTTGTGGCCCAGGTCACACGCGACATTGCAGAGGCGCTCAAACCGGGGCGATCAAAGCCGCTTACGCTCGCCTTCCGGTCAACCATGCGTCCGGGATCGTGCGAGAACATCATCTGGCCGATTGTCGAGAATGCTCTGGGGGATGCCGCCGGGGACGCAGTCGAACTCGTCTACAACCCGGAGTTTCTTCGCGAAGCGTCGGCGATCGAAGACTATTTCAACCCTCCGAAAATCGTGATCGGAACGCGCGACGCAAGACCCTCCCCGACAATGCATGCCCTTCACCAAGGGATCGAAGCACCGGTATTCGAAGTCGGACTTCGTGAGGCAGAGATCACGAAATTCGTCGATAACAGTTGGCACGCGGTGAAAGTCGCGTTTGCCAACGAGATCGGAAGGGTCTGCCAAAATCTCGACATCTCTGCCCGCGCCGTGCACGAAATCTTCGTTAGCGATACCAAGCTCAACATTTCGCCTTATTACATGCGGCCCGGCGGCGCGTTCGGGGGCTCCTGCCTGCCTAAAGACGTGAGGGCGCTTCAATATCTCGCAGCGGATACCGGGGCGGCGACCCATCTGGTGGACTCGCTCATTCGATCCAACGAAGCCCACAAGCACCATCAGTTCCAAAAAGCGACTGAGGGCCTTCGCCCAGGCGCAAGGGTCCTGCTTGTCGGGCTGGCCTTCAAAGTCGAAACCGATGACCTGCGAGAAAGCCCGGCGGTCGACATGGCACGCAAGCTTCTGGAAGCAGGTTTCGATCTCGATATATTCGATCCGCAGATCGAGCCAGAGAACCTCGTCGGCAAGAACCTAGGTTACGCCTACGCCTGGCTCCCCAGGATCGATGGACTTCTGGTCGATAAGGCGACAGCTGAAGGTGGCGGCTACGATTGCATCATTGCCACCAACCGCCTGGTCAATGATCTCTCGGTCGACACTGCCAGGCTGGTGGATGTGAGCACCATTCCGTGA
- a CDS encoding glycosyltransferase family 4 protein, whose amino-acid sequence MSNALVAEEGIPEVIEGEPLKGRHVLIVVENLPLPFDRRVWQEARTLKAAGAQVSIICPTGKGHEKRYEVIEGIEIHRHPLPLEAKGALGFLLEYGAALFWETVLAWRIFFRRRFDVIQGCNPPDLIFLVALPFKLMGVRYIFDHHDINPELYEAKFDKRGFFWRLMVLFEKLTFKVANVSIATNESYKSIAIQRGGMAADRVHVVRSGPDLSRLKRVDPVGAWKNGRAHMVGYVGVMGEQEGIDLLIDAVHHIVREKGRDDIQFVLVGGGPALDDLKALTAEKGLADFITFTGRAPDKELFEVLSTMEIGVNPDRVNAMNDKSTMNKIMEYMSLAKPMVQFDVTEGRFSAQEASLYANPNDSIDLAEKIVELVDSPERREAMGEFGRARVIEKLNWQHQIDPLLAAYKQALSI is encoded by the coding sequence GTGAGCAACGCGTTGGTGGCGGAAGAGGGCATTCCCGAAGTTATCGAAGGCGAGCCGCTGAAGGGGCGTCACGTCCTTATCGTCGTCGAGAATCTGCCGCTCCCGTTCGACCGCAGGGTCTGGCAGGAAGCCCGAACGCTGAAAGCAGCAGGCGCGCAAGTCTCGATCATTTGCCCGACCGGCAAGGGACACGAGAAGCGTTACGAGGTGATCGAGGGGATCGAAATTCACCGCCATCCGCTGCCTTTGGAAGCCAAGGGCGCTCTCGGCTTCCTGCTCGAATATGGCGCCGCGCTGTTCTGGGAAACGGTCCTTGCCTGGCGAATCTTTTTCAGGCGGCGGTTCGATGTGATCCAGGGTTGCAACCCGCCCGACCTGATCTTTCTCGTCGCGCTGCCCTTCAAGCTGATGGGCGTGAGATACATTTTCGACCATCACGACATCAATCCCGAGCTTTACGAGGCGAAGTTCGACAAGCGCGGATTCTTCTGGCGGTTGATGGTCCTGTTCGAAAAGCTGACTTTCAAGGTCGCCAATGTATCGATCGCGACGAACGAGAGTTACAAGTCAATTGCAATTCAGCGCGGCGGCATGGCCGCAGATCGCGTCCACGTCGTGCGGTCCGGCCCTGACCTGTCGCGGCTGAAACGCGTGGACCCGGTCGGCGCGTGGAAGAACGGCCGGGCTCATATGGTCGGCTATGTCGGCGTGATGGGCGAGCAGGAAGGGATCGACCTTCTGATAGATGCGGTTCATCACATCGTGCGCGAAAAAGGCCGTGACGATATCCAGTTCGTGCTCGTCGGCGGAGGTCCAGCGCTGGACGATCTGAAAGCGCTCACTGCCGAGAAAGGCCTTGCCGACTTCATCACGTTCACTGGGCGCGCGCCCGACAAGGAGCTGTTCGAGGTTCTATCGACCATGGAGATCGGCGTGAACCCCGACAGGGTAAACGCGATGAACGACAAATCGACCATGAACAAGATCATGGAATATATGAGCCTTGCAAAGCCGATGGTGCAGTTCGACGTGACCGAGGGACGTTTCTCGGCGCAAGAGGCTTCGCTCTATGCGAACCCGAACGACTCCATCGACCTGGCAGAAAAGATCGTCGAACTCGTAGATAGTCCAGAACGGCGAGAGGCGATGGGCGAGTTTGGCCGTGCACGCGTCATCGAAAAGCTGAACTGGCAGCACCAGATCGATCCGCTCCTTGCTGCGTATAAACAGGCGCTTTCGATCTAG